The sequence ATGGCCATTGAGGCTGCAATGGAGGCCTCCAAGAAATGGAGAGAATACGACTGGGTTGACAGGGCAGCAATATTCTTAAAAGCTGCAGAACTTCTAAGTGGTAAATATAGATATCTCATAAATGCAGCGACGATGCTATCTTTGAGCAAAAACATATTCCAGGCAGAAATAGACTCAGCATGCGAGCTTACAGACTTTTTGAGATTCAACCTCTACTACATGCAGAAGATTTACGAAGAGCAGCCACTTTACTCACCAAGAGGCACATGGAATATAATGCAATACAGACCACTTGAGGGATTTGTATTCGCTGTTCCACCTTTCAACTTTGTATCCATTTCAGGCAACCTACCAACAGCTCCAGCCATGATGGGCAATGTTGTTCTATGGAAGCCAGCTTCAAGCTCTGTCTATGCACCCTACATCTTCATGAAGGTACTCCAGGAGGCAGGATTACCAGATGGTGTTATAAACTTCATACCATCCAAAGGTTCTGTGGTCGGTGACATCGTCTTCTCATCTGAATATTTTGCGGGCATCCACTTTACAGGTAGCGTTGATACATTCAACAAGATGTGGAAAATGATGGCAGAGAATCTACCCAAGTACAAAGCCTACCCAAGGATAGTAGGCGAAACTGGCGGAAAAGATTATATATTTGTCCACAAATCAGCAAACACAAAGAAACTCATCACGGCCATCATAAGGGGTGCATACGAATATCAGGGTCAGAAATGCTCTGCAGTATCGAGGGTTTATTTGCCCAAATCTATGTGGAACGACATTAAAGATGAACTTTTCAGCGAGATAGATAAGATTAAGATGGGTTCTCCGGAGGACTTCACAAACTTCATGAACGCCGTCATCGATGAGGAGGCTTACAAAAAGATTGTTAACTATATAGAATACGCAAGGAGTGCATCTGATGCTGAGATAATCAAAGGTGGCGGGTATGATGATTCCAAGGGTTGGTTTGTTGAGCCTACAATCATCTACACAGAGAATCCGCACTTCAAGACAATGGAGGAGGAAATCTTTGGACCTGTTGTGACCATCTATCCATATGAGGACGATAAATATGTAGAGACTCTACACCTATGCGATCAGACAAGCCCATACGGACTGACTGGAGCTATATTCTCTGAAGACAGGGATGCCACAAGGGTAGCTCTGGATATACTTGAGGGTAGCGCAGGAAACTTCTACATCAATGATAAACCCACAGGAGCGGTTGTTGGCCAGCAGCCATTCGGAGGCGCAAGGGCAAGCGGAACGAATGATAAAGCTGGGAGTCATTTGAACCTATTAAGATGGATTACACCAAGGGCTATAAAGGAAAACTTTGTTGCACCAGAAAGCTTCGAATACCCATTTATGAAAGAGGAGTAAGAGATGTCGCTTTTTAACAAAAGCGTAAGCATGTTTATAGATAAGGTTCCACCATCAACAGTAGCAGTATTTGCTAAACGTTATATAGCAGGGCCAAATCTTGAAGATGCGGTAAGGGTTACAAAGCAACTAAATGCCCAAGGAGCTATGACAACGATAGACGTACTGGGCGAATTTGTTTCAAACAAAGAGGAAACGGAACATTTCAGGGATTTGGCCATTAAGGTATTAGAGGCCATAGATAGCCACCAACTCGATGCAAACCTCTCGCTCAAACTGACGCAAATGGGCCTTAAGTTATCCAAGGCCCTCTGTCTTGATAACATAGAAAAGATATTCAAAAGAGCCAAAGAGTTAGGAATATTTGTAAGAATAGACATGGAGGATTCAACCTGCACTGATGATACTTTAGAGATCTACAGAAACTACAGGGATGAATTCAACATAGGCACTGTGCTTCAAGCCTACATGAGACGTACCATAAACGACATAGAAAAACTCTCAGACGGAAGGCTAAACTTTAGACTATGTAAAGGCATCTACATAGAACCAAGAAAAATAGCCTACCAAGAAAAAGACATTGTAAGGGATAATTACACCTATTGCCTTGAAACACTCTTTAAAAAGAAAGCCTATGTGGGCATAGCAACTCACGACGAATATCTCGTATTTCACGCAGAAAGACTTATAAGAGAATACGGCCTTAAACGGAATGAATATGAATATCAGATGTTACTTGGCGTTGATGAAGAACTCAGGGAAATCATCCTAAGCAGAGGACATCGCTTAAGGGTTTATGTGCCGTTTGGCAGGGATTGGCTACCCTATTCAATAAGAAGGCTTAAAGAAAACCCAAATCTCATTAAATCGGCTTTGGAAGGATACCTAAGGTGATAACAATAGCCCCGCTTTAGTGCGGGGTTATCTCTTTTTCGTAGATGCGATAAGTCTTGTAGTGTTCAGCCCCCATTTTTAGTATGGGTTTATTGATAGCCTCATTATCTTCAAGCGTCCAGGAGAGTTCACCACCCTTACCGCCCCTTTTTTCTACCACTTCGAAGCTTTTTACATACAATAACAAATCAACACCCAGCTTTCTGCACTCTGGCAAAACGCCAAGCGTTATCAACCTGTAGTTATCTATCTTTTTTAATCTATAGATTAACTTAAAGGCATTAAACGGCGTAATCTTGCCACCCATACCTTTAAGAGCTTGGTTGAAATCGGGTATAATGGCAGAAAAGCCGCAAGGATGTCCATCCTTTTGGGCTATAATTATCAACTCTTCAGGCACCATAGTTTTGAAATCTTTTGTTCCGTAGTAAAATTCCTCAAATGTAGGTGGCACAAAGCCCCAATTATCTTTCCATGCCTCACAGTAAAGTTTATGTATAACCCTAAGGTCATTTTCAAAGTTTTTCTTTGAAAACGATCTTAACTGTATAGAAAATTTCTTTTGAGCATACAGGGAAAGCCTTTTTAGCTTCTCTTTGGGTTTATTTCCCACAGAAAGATAAAAAGCAAACAAATCCTTTACCTTTTTGAAGCCGTTCTGTTCAATTAAATCCATGTAATAGGCCTTATTATACGGCATCATGAAAACAGGTTCTGCAAAAAAACCCTTAACCAACAATCCGCTTACATCATTCATGGAAGGGCT comes from Hippea maritima DSM 10411 and encodes:
- the pruA gene encoding L-glutamate gamma-semialdehyde dehydrogenase; protein product: MRNTIARVPLPTNEPVYSYAPGTVEREKLKEAIKEIKSQQIEIPLIIGGEEIKTGNTREIVEPHNKSSVLGVYHVAGEKEIKMAIEAAMEASKKWREYDWVDRAAIFLKAAELLSGKYRYLINAATMLSLSKNIFQAEIDSACELTDFLRFNLYYMQKIYEEQPLYSPRGTWNIMQYRPLEGFVFAVPPFNFVSISGNLPTAPAMMGNVVLWKPASSSVYAPYIFMKVLQEAGLPDGVINFIPSKGSVVGDIVFSSEYFAGIHFTGSVDTFNKMWKMMAENLPKYKAYPRIVGETGGKDYIFVHKSANTKKLITAIIRGAYEYQGQKCSAVSRVYLPKSMWNDIKDELFSEIDKIKMGSPEDFTNFMNAVIDEEAYKKIVNYIEYARSASDAEIIKGGGYDDSKGWFVEPTIIYTENPHFKTMEEEIFGPVVTIYPYEDDKYVETLHLCDQTSPYGLTGAIFSEDRDATRVALDILEGSAGNFYINDKPTGAVVGQQPFGGARASGTNDKAGSHLNLLRWITPRAIKENFVAPESFEYPFMKEE
- a CDS encoding proline dehydrogenase family protein — encoded protein: MSLFNKSVSMFIDKVPPSTVAVFAKRYIAGPNLEDAVRVTKQLNAQGAMTTIDVLGEFVSNKEETEHFRDLAIKVLEAIDSHQLDANLSLKLTQMGLKLSKALCLDNIEKIFKRAKELGIFVRIDMEDSTCTDDTLEIYRNYRDEFNIGTVLQAYMRRTINDIEKLSDGRLNFRLCKGIYIEPRKIAYQEKDIVRDNYTYCLETLFKKKAYVGIATHDEYLVFHAERLIREYGLKRNEYEYQMLLGVDEELREIILSRGHRLRVYVPFGRDWLPYSIRRLKENPNLIKSALEGYLR